CGCTGATCCAGCGCGCCGGGAACAAGTACGGCTCCCCGATGTTCGTGGGCACGTCCAACGCCGTACGGATCAAGGCGCTCCAGCAGATCGGCGGGCTGTACGACTCGATCACCGAGGACATGGCGACCGGTTTCGAGATGCACCGCCACAAGAACCCGGCCACCGGCCACAAGTGGCGCTCGGTCTACACCCCGGACGTGCTCGCGGTCGGTGAGGGGCCCAGCGCCTGGACCGACTTCTTCACTCAGCAGATGCGCTGGTCGCGCGGGACGTACGAGACGATCCTCAAGCAGTACTGGAAGGGCTGGTACTCGCTGCCGCCGAGCCGGCTCTTCAACTACACGATGATGATCATCTTCTACCCGATGTCCGCTCTCAACTGGATCCTCGCGGCCCTGAGTTGCGCACTGTTCCTGGGTCTGGGCGCCTCGGGTGTGAACATCGACCCGACCGTGTGGCTGATGCTCTACGGCAACGCCTCCGCGCTCCAGATCGGCCTGTACATCTGGAACCGCCGGCACAACGTCTCGCCGCACGAGCCCGAGGGTTCCGGTGGTGTCGCCGGCATGGTGATGTCGGCGCTGTCCGCCCCGCTGTACGCGAAGGCGCTGGTCGACGCGCTGCTGCGGCGCAAGAGCAAGTTCGTCGTCACGCCGAAGGGCGACTCGGCCAGCCCCGACCGCTGGTTCGCGACCTTCCGGTACCACTGGTACTTCATCGCGATCTTCGGTGGCTCGATCGGCGCCGGCCTCGTCCTCGGGCACTCGCACCCCGCCATGATCACCTGGGCGATCTTCGCCATGCTGATCACCGCGACGCCGATCCTCACCTGGCGGCACATGCTGCGGCAGGCGAAGAAGAAGGCGGCGGCCGGGCCTCCGGCGGCCGTGGTCCCGGCTCAGGTGCCGGCTCAGCCGCAGTACCAGCCGCAGCCGCTGCCGACGCAGCACGCCCCGGCCCACAAGCCGACCTGGGCCGACTCGAACACGCGCGACGAGGGCAACGACCAGACGATGCAGATCGCCCTCGGTGGACTTGGGGGACGTAAGGAATGAACGACCGTGCAGGCCGCCGCCGCGTCCGTCGGCTCGCGATCGGTACGGCGGTGGTACTCGCGCTGGCCGGAATGAACGGGCCGTGGCTGTACCGCTTCGGGACCGGAAAATACCACCAGTACCAGATCAACAAACCGGAGTACAAAGCCGACAACGGCAAGTGGGAGATCGTCGACTTCCCCGAGAAGTACCGGCAGAACACCATCCACGCGGCGCTGCTGCGCACCGGGAAGGTGCTGCTGGTGGCGGGTTCGGGCAACAACCAGGACAACTTCGACGCGAAGAGGTTCGACACCCGGATCTGGGACCCGGTCAAGGGCACCATCAAGAAGGTGCCGACGCCCAAGGACCTGTTCTGCACGGGGCACACCCAGCTGGCGAACGGCAATCTGCTGATCGCCGGCGGCACCAAGCGGTACGAGAAGCTCAAGGGTGACGTCACCAAGGCCGGCGGCCTGATGATCGTCCACAACGAGAACCCGGACCGGCCGATCACCCTGCCTGCGGGCACCAAGTTCACCGGCAAGGAGGGCGGCAAGACCTTCGTGTCGAAGGACCCGGTGGTCGTGGAGCGGGCCACGAAGGTCTTCGACAAGCAGACCGGGAGATTCCTGCGCAACGATCCGGGCCTCGGGCGTATCTATGTCGAGGCGCAGCGGAGCGGCGCCAAGTACGAGACCGGTACGCAGGACAACTACCGGATCCAGGGGCTGACCGGGACCGAGGCCCGCAACACCTACGGCATCGCGCAGAAGCTCGCCCTCGACAAGAAGGACTTCCAGGGGATCCGGGACGCCTTCGAGTTCGACCCGGTCGCCGAGAAGTACATCAAGGTCGACCCGATGAAGGAGGCCCGCTGGTATCCGACGCTCACCACCCTGAGCGACGGGAAGATCCTCAGTGTCTCCGGGCTCGACGACATCGGTCAGCTGGTGCCGGGCAAGAACGAGGTCTTCGACCCGAAGACCAGGAGGTGGACGTATCTGCCGACCACCCGCCAGTTCCCGACCTACCCGGCACTGTTCCTCATGCAGAACGGCAAGGTCTTCTACTCGGGGTCGAACGCGGGGTACGGGCCGGACAACGTGGGCCGTGTGCCGGGCATCTGGGACGTGGAGAGCAACAAGTTCACGAAGATCCCCGGGCTCAGCGACGCCAACAGGATGGAGACCTCCGCAACCGTGCTGCTGCCACCGGCGCAGGACGAGAAGTTCATGGTGATCGGGGGCGGCGGGGTCGGTGAGTCGGCGCTGTCCAGCAACCGGACGCGGATCGTGGACATGAAGGCGGCCGGTCCGAGATTCGTGGACGGACCGACGCTGGAGAAGGGCACGCGGTATGCGCAGGCATCGATCCTTCCCGACGACAGCGTGCTGGTGTCCGGGGGGGCGGAGGACTACCGGGGTCGCGGTGACTCCAACATCCTCCAGGCCCGGCTCTACCACCCGGACACGAACTCCTTCGAG
This is a stretch of genomic DNA from Streptomyces sp. NBC_00285. It encodes these proteins:
- a CDS encoding kelch motif-containing protein, producing MNDRAGRRRVRRLAIGTAVVLALAGMNGPWLYRFGTGKYHQYQINKPEYKADNGKWEIVDFPEKYRQNTIHAALLRTGKVLLVAGSGNNQDNFDAKRFDTRIWDPVKGTIKKVPTPKDLFCTGHTQLANGNLLIAGGTKRYEKLKGDVTKAGGLMIVHNENPDRPITLPAGTKFTGKEGGKTFVSKDPVVVERATKVFDKQTGRFLRNDPGLGRIYVEAQRSGAKYETGTQDNYRIQGLTGTEARNTYGIAQKLALDKKDFQGIRDAFEFDPVAEKYIKVDPMKEARWYPTLTTLSDGKILSVSGLDDIGQLVPGKNEVFDPKTRRWTYLPTTRQFPTYPALFLMQNGKVFYSGSNAGYGPDNVGRVPGIWDVESNKFTKIPGLSDANRMETSATVLLPPAQDEKFMVIGGGGVGESALSSNRTRIVDMKAAGPRFVDGPTLEKGTRYAQASILPDDSVLVSGGAEDYRGRGDSNILQARLYHPDTNSFESVADPLVGRNYHSGSLLLPDGRVMFFGSDSLYGDKANTKPGVFEQRIEIYTPPYLYRDSRPSLSGGPQTIARGGSGTFTSPQASVIKKVRLIRPSASTHVTDVDQRSVELKFTVSGDKVKVTVPENKNLVQSGWYMLFVDDDQGTPSKAQWVRVP
- a CDS encoding glycosyltransferase family 2 protein, which produces MTSTPTGARQNFDPSETAQLRLPSHRTGALGRIKKTLPKYDYEHYSRLAGPLTQPDPGKPYKVQYRSLLSQEPHRIRVALMLAAAPLLSLVLLAWLLQPEHWTERDYPAFSWLPALDIVMLVSIGLIEFFRCMNVLSNAHATLVARDPVPVVPETGTRVAFLTSFVPGKEPLEMVTRTLEAAVKIRHRGLLHVWLLDEGDDPAVKEVCARLGVHHFSRKGVEKWNRPKGPHRARTKHGNYNAWLDAHGDHYDYFASVDTDHVPLPNYLERMLGFFRDPDIGFVIGPQVYGNYDNFVTKAAESQQFLFHALIQRAGNKYGSPMFVGTSNAVRIKALQQIGGLYDSITEDMATGFEMHRHKNPATGHKWRSVYTPDVLAVGEGPSAWTDFFTQQMRWSRGTYETILKQYWKGWYSLPPSRLFNYTMMIIFYPMSALNWILAALSCALFLGLGASGVNIDPTVWLMLYGNASALQIGLYIWNRRHNVSPHEPEGSGGVAGMVMSALSAPLYAKALVDALLRRKSKFVVTPKGDSASPDRWFATFRYHWYFIAIFGGSIGAGLVLGHSHPAMITWAIFAMLITATPILTWRHMLRQAKKKAAAGPPAAVVPAQVPAQPQYQPQPLPTQHAPAHKPTWADSNTRDEGNDQTMQIALGGLGGRKE